AGCGCGGCCAGCGCCATGCGGAGGTCCCCCGGCGGCAGGACGTCCATCTCGCGACGGATGGTGCCAGAGGACCCGCCGTCGTCGGCCACCGTGACCACGGCGGTCAGGTGGCCCGCGATCAGGCGCAGGGCGGACAGCGAGGCGGACAGGCCGTGGCCACCGCCCAGGGCGGTCACCCGCAGGTCGGCGCGGGCCGCACCCAGGGGACCGCCCGAGGGGCGCGTGGCGGCTGCGGGCGGCAGGGGCAGCTGACCCGTCAGCGGGGTGTGGGACGGGTGGGTCATTCGCGGCCCATGTCCCGGTGCTGGACGTGGACGGTCACCCGGGGGCGCTGGGCGATCCGGCGGGCGAGCTCCTCGGCCACGGCCACGGAGCGGTGCTTGCCGCCCGTGCAGCCCACGGCCAGTGTGGCGTAGTGCTTGTTCTCCCGCCGGTACCCCTCGAACACGGGGTCCAGGGCCGCCAGGTAGGCGGTGAGGAACGCGTCGACCCCGGGCTGGCTCAGCACGTAGTCCGCGACCTGCGCCTCCACGCCGGTGTGCGGGCGCAGGGTCGGCACCCAGTGCGGATTCGGGATGAACCGCATGTCCGCCACGAAGTTGGCGTCCGCGGGGAGCCCGTACTTGAACCCGAAGCTCATGACGTTCAGCCGCAGGGTCACGGGACCGTCCTCGGAGAACAGCTCCGTGACCTCCGTGGCCAGGCCGTGCACGTTCAGCGCACTCGTGTCCACGACGACGTCGGCCGCCTCCTTGAGCTCGGAGACGATCTCCCGCTCGGCCTGGATGCCGTCCAGGAGGCGGGCGTTGCCCTGCAGCGGATGGGGACGCCGGCCGGCCTCGAACCGGCGGACGAGGACGTCGTCGGCCGCCTCGAGGAACAGCGTGCGGTACTCCACGCCCTCGCTCTCGAGCTGGTGCAGGGCCGAGCGCAGCTCGTGGAGGTAGGTGCGGGAGCGCACGTCCACGACGATCGCCAGGCGTGGGAACGCCTCGGGCGAACGGGCCACCAGGTCCGCCAGCGTGATGAACAGCTGCGGCGGCATGTTCTCCACCACGTACCAGCCGTGGTCCTGCAGGGCGTGGGCCGCCGTCGTCCGGCCCGCCCCCGACATGCCGGTGATGACGAGGACTTCGGAGGACGGGGGCTTCTCGGGCTGCAG
This Micrococcus flavus DNA region includes the following protein-coding sequences:
- the rapZ gene encoding RNase adapter RapZ — translated: MSLDLQLQPEKPPSSEVLVITGMSGAGRTTAAHALQDHGWYVVENMPPQLFITLADLVARSPEAFPRLAIVVDVRSRTYLHELRSALHQLESEGVEYRTLFLEAADDVLVRRFEAGRRPHPLQGNARLLDGIQAEREIVSELKEAADVVVDTSALNVHGLATEVTELFSEDGPVTLRLNVMSFGFKYGLPADANFVADMRFIPNPHWVPTLRPHTGVEAQVADYVLSQPGVDAFLTAYLAALDPVFEGYRRENKHYATLAVGCTGGKHRSVAVAEELARRIAQRPRVTVHVQHRDMGRE